The sequence CCGAGGAGCTCGCGGCGCTCACCGTCATCCTGGGCGCCCGTCTCGTCGGGCTCCGGCTCCGGGAGGAACACCGCCGACGGCGGGAGGCCGACCAGCAGCACATCGTCCGCGAGCCGCCCTGCGCCTGCTGGGCGGGGTGCTGGTGCTGCGGCTGAGCCGCCGCCCGCCTACCCCTCGTCCGTCAACCCTGCCAGCCCCGCTGGCAGCGCCTGGCGGTGGACCACGCCCAGCCGCTGCGTCGCC is a genomic window of Streptomyces gilvosporeus containing:
- a CDS encoding acyl-CoA carboxylase epsilon subunit; amino-acid sequence: MTCIDTESTAVDAAADGSAGPQGPPGIEVPLRIDRGHAEPEELAALTVILGARLVGLRLREEHRRRREADQQHIVREPPCACWAGCWCCG